The genomic stretch CGGGCTGTACTTCGCCCTTCCAACCCGTGTCGCCGCGCGAGAACTTTATACCCGTGTACACCGGACGATTCAGCGGTGGTTTCCGGATCCCAAGGTTCGACCCGTAACCGTCCTTGCCGTACCAGGATATGCTCAGGTCGACGGCCTTCCGGTTGAAAAAATTCTTCCCGCCGAAGATGAGGGGAACCGTTGGCAGGAAGATGAACAGATCCGCCTGTACGACCGCCTATGGGCGGCCGAACGGCCAAAGCGTTTTTTGGCGGCAACGGTTGCGGTAGGAACCGTAGACCAGGCACTTCTCTCGGTGGTCAAAGCGGCTCATGCGCATCTTCGTTCGGCGAGCTTGGACCGGAGCCTTTTGGTCGTCGACGAGGTTCACGCTTCGGATGCATACATGACCCATTTGCTCGAGGCGCTCGTACGCCATCACTACCGGATCGGCGGCTATGCGCTCCTCATGTCAGCGACTTTGGGTTCTGCGGCACGACAACGTTACCTTGCGGCGATCGGAGGAAAAAAGGAAAACATCGAGTGGTCAGCTGCGGTGAACACGCCTTTCCCTCGGATCACGTTTGCCGACGGTACGGGAACGGACGTACCGCCGAGGGGAGGAAAACGAGTTCGCCTTACCCTCCTTCCGTTGGCCGAAAAACTCGAGGGTATCGCCCACGAGGTCATCCAGCACTTGCGTTCCGGTGCGCGGGTTCTCGTTGTTTTGAACACCGTAAATCGAGCCGTTTCCTTACAAAAGGCGATTGAAACGCGGATCGAAACCCAACACGACTTGGACGAGCGTTGGCTCTTTCGTTGTCCCGGCTATAAGGGCCAAGAGGTAGTGACGCTTCATCACGGGCGTTTTGCCCCCGAGGATCGCGTGGTCCTCGATGCTTGCGTTTCGAAGCGGCTTGGCCGAGGAAGTGGGAAAGGGCCGATCCTCCTCATCGGTACGCAGACTCTGGAACAAAGCCTTGACCTCGACGCTGACGTGCTCATCACCGACCTTGCTCCGGCAGACGTTCTCCTGCAACGTATTGGCCGACTCCATCGCCACAAGCGGGACGATCGGCCGCCTGCATACCGAGAACCGGCACCTTGCTTTGTTCTTGTTCCCGAGGATGAGCTTCTAAAGTCCTTAAACGAAAAAGGCGAAGTTCGAGATACGTACAAACGCATGGGATACGGGAGCGTCTACGAGGATCTACGAATGCTCGAGCTCACCCGACGGGCAATTGCCGAGCGTCCGGACATCGTGATCCCCCGAGACAATCGCCTCCTTGTGGAATCCGCAACCCATCCGGAGCGTTTGGAGTGCCTCACAGCGGAAAATGTCGCGTGGCGGCTGCACATGGAAAACCGAGAAGGGGCCAAGATTGCCAAAGAAGTTACCGCCAGTTACCAGGTGGTAAGGTACGACGAACCCTTCGGAGAAGTGGAGTTCGACGTCGACGGTGTAAAGGTCACGACCCGTCTAGGCGCCGATACATACCAAGTGCCGCTCGATAAACCGGTGGTTTCTCCTTTCGGTCAAATCCTTCGCGAGGTCCTCATCCCGTCCCATTGGTCTCCCAAAGACCGTCCAGAGATAGCGACCGTCGAGGATGTCCGGGAGGGAGATGAGGTTGTCCTCCGGTACGGGAGCCATCGGTACCGGTACAGCCGTTTCGGCTTGGAGTTAATATCCGACGAGAGAGGAGGTTGACCCGAGCAAGATCACTTGATTTTCCTCGCGTGTGTATGGTTCAATAATACTACGGATTCTAAGCGAGGTGAAAACCTTGAGGTTATTTAATCTTCTTGAAGACCCGATATTTCGTGTCCAGGTGCAGCAGGGCATGGAGCGCTTGAGCCTTCCCGAGGTTTTGGAGTCTCTCGGCCGAGATGAAATCGAGCACTTTGTAGGTCTTCAAAAGCATCAGGAAGACGCGTTCCACGTCTTTCTCTCTTACCTTGGAGCGGCCGTTCTGGCCCGGAATAACGTGAACGATCCAGTTCGCTCAAAAGATTACTGGCGGGACAAGCTCCGCGGATTAGCAGGGCCTGCCGGCGATGATGCGTGGACCCTCGTCGTAGACGATCTGGACAAGCCCGCCTTTTTGCAGCCGCCAATCCCCGAGGGAGATCAAAGACGCCTTGAGGCAACTGCGTTTACGCCGGATGAATTGGATCTTTTGCCTACGTCCAAAAACCACGACCTCAAGAAAGCGCGGGCTTCCTCCGCCGAAGTCGACGTATGGGCGTACGCCCTCATCAGCTTGCAGACGATGAGCGGTTACTACGGCCGAGGGAACCGCGGGATTTCCCGTATGAACAGCGGCTACGGGAACCGGCCAATCGCAGAGGTGGTGCGGAGTTTCCGGCCTGGGCGTAGGTGGCAGGATGCTGTGGAACGTTTGCTTTTGCATCGCCGAGAAGTGCTCGAAGGATCGTTCGGATATGACCCCCATGGGTTGGTCCTCGTGTGGACGGTTCCGTGGGACGGGAAAACAAGCCTTCTCCTACGTCAGCTCGATCCGTTCTACCTCGAGATCTGCCGGCGGATAAGGCTTCGTTCTGACGGGGTGTCCATCGTCCGGGCGGACAGCGTTCCGGCGGACAACGACAGAATTGCCGCCAAGGAGTTCAAGGGGGTGGTCGGCGACGCCTGGTTGCCGGTGGTGACGGACGATTTGAAGGCCTATACCGTTCCGCCGGATGGGTTGAGCGTCGACACGCTACGCCGACTCATCTTTGAAGACGGCTTCAAGCTTGGGGCACTTCAGAAACCATTGGATCACTGGCAGGGAGATGTATACTTTTCCGTGTCCGTGCTCGTACGGGGAGAGGGGAAGACGAACGGCTTTTACCACCGGATCGTCCCCATTCCCGAACGCGTTCACCCCCGGCTTTGGAAGAGGCAGGAGCAGCGCACGACATATGCGCAGTTGAGCAAAAACGCCGTAGAACGGGCAGGGGAGGTACAACACCGCGTTCTAAAGCCGGCGATCTACGCCCTGCTCGGCGGTCTAGAACGCAATGGGCGGGAGAGCGTGACATTTAAGGCGTGGTGGGAGCGGGCGGCCGGGGAGTATACGGCGGCTTGGGAGAACGAGTTTTTCCCGTGGTTGTGGTCCATTCCGGAGGACGAGTCGCGCGACGAGGCGCTTCGGGAATGGACTCGCAAGCTGTACTCCATCGCCCTCGAAGTGCTGCGGGAGACGGAACACCGACTTCCGCGCAAGGAAGGGACGAGGTACCAGACGGTTGCTGCGGCAGAGCGCATCTTTTTCGGCGCTTTCTACAATCGCTTTCCTGAACTCTTTCCGGCGAAAAAAGAGGAGGTGCTCTCGTGAGTACCACGCTGAGGAATTACGTCGAGCGGCTAGAGCAGTACATCGGAGACGATGCATTCCCTACGGGAGAGCGTGCCGCCCTTCGGCGGATGACGCCGACGCAACCGCCGCCAACCGCTCTATATCGTCTGGCCATTCAGATCCTGCCCGAGGATTGGGACGTCGATCTCGGGCGGCGAAAAGACTGGCAGACGTTGGTTGCGGGGATGGCGCTTATGTACCCGTACATTCACGATCCGGGGCGAAGTTTTGGCACTGCGCTAGGCGAAGCTCGCTTCTCGGATTTGCGGCTCGAACGTCTCCTCGCTTCTCGGGGTGACGGCCGAAGGTTGCTGTTTCTTCGCTCCGTTCGCTTTCTCGCTGCGAAGGGGAAGGCGTTCGACTGGACGCAAGCAGCCCGATTTCTATTTGCACGAGATAGCGAACAACTAGAAGAAGTTCACCGTCAGATTGCCAAAGATTATTATCGAGCTGCAAGTGAATATCAAGCTAAAAGCGAAATAAATATTTAGTATAAATTAAAGGAGGAATGAATAATGTTTCTTCAAGTTCACTACCTCACGAGCTATCACGCCAGCTTACTCAACCGGGATGATACGGGGTTGGCGAAGCGAATTCGGTTTGGCGGGGTAGAACGGCTTCGCGTTTCAAGTCAGGCTCAGAAAAAGCATTGGCGCGACTGGATGATGCAGGAAACCTCTTTGCCCTCGGCCATTCGGTCCCGCCA from Brockia lithotrophica encodes the following:
- the casB gene encoding type I-E CRISPR-associated protein Cse2/CasB encodes the protein MSTTLRNYVERLEQYIGDDAFPTGERAALRRMTPTQPPPTALYRLAIQILPEDWDVDLGRRKDWQTLVAGMALMYPYIHDPGRSFGTALGEARFSDLRLERLLASRGDGRRLLFLRSVRFLAAKGKAFDWTQAARFLFARDSEQLEEVHRQIAKDYYRAASEYQAKSEINI
- the casA gene encoding type I-E CRISPR-associated protein Cse1/CasA; translation: MKTLRLFNLLEDPIFRVQVQQGMERLSLPEVLESLGRDEIEHFVGLQKHQEDAFHVFLSYLGAAVLARNNVNDPVRSKDYWRDKLRGLAGPAGDDAWTLVVDDLDKPAFLQPPIPEGDQRRLEATAFTPDELDLLPTSKNHDLKKARASSAEVDVWAYALISLQTMSGYYGRGNRGISRMNSGYGNRPIAEVVRSFRPGRRWQDAVERLLLHRREVLEGSFGYDPHGLVLVWTVPWDGKTSLLLRQLDPFYLEICRRIRLRSDGVSIVRADSVPADNDRIAAKEFKGVVGDAWLPVVTDDLKAYTVPPDGLSVDTLRRLIFEDGFKLGALQKPLDHWQGDVYFSVSVLVRGEGKTNGFYHRIVPIPERVHPRLWKRQEQRTTYAQLSKNAVERAGEVQHRVLKPAIYALLGGLERNGRESVTFKAWWERAAGEYTAAWENEFFPWLWSIPEDESRDEALREWTRKLYSIALEVLRETEHRLPRKEGTRYQTVAAAERIFFGAFYNRFPELFPAKKEEVLS
- the cas3 gene encoding CRISPR-associated helicase Cas3', coding for MLKAVGLDVRPLRPHLTGIRSFEERFGFSPNSMQERIEYLDPDDDRTRLLILESETGSGKTEAALNWFFKLFAAGKVDGLYFALPTRVAARELYTRVHRTIQRWFPDPKVRPVTVLAVPGYAQVDGLPVEKILPAEDEGNRWQEDEQIRLYDRLWAAERPKRFLAATVAVGTVDQALLSVVKAAHAHLRSASLDRSLLVVDEVHASDAYMTHLLEALVRHHYRIGGYALLMSATLGSAARQRYLAAIGGKKENIEWSAAVNTPFPRITFADGTGTDVPPRGGKRVRLTLLPLAEKLEGIAHEVIQHLRSGARVLVVLNTVNRAVSLQKAIETRIETQHDLDERWLFRCPGYKGQEVVTLHHGRFAPEDRVVLDACVSKRLGRGSGKGPILLIGTQTLEQSLDLDADVLITDLAPADVLLQRIGRLHRHKRDDRPPAYREPAPCFVLVPEDELLKSLNEKGEVRDTYKRMGYGSVYEDLRMLELTRRAIAERPDIVIPRDNRLLVESATHPERLECLTAENVAWRLHMENREGAKIAKEVTASYQVVRYDEPFGEVEFDVDGVKVTTRLGADTYQVPLDKPVVSPFGQILREVLIPSHWSPKDRPEIATVEDVREGDEVVLRYGSHRYRYSRFGLELISDERGG